The Deltaproteobacteria bacterium genomic sequence GGTAGATCGCCACCGCTTTCACGCCCAAGCGCCAGGCCTCCATATAGGCCTCGGCGATGTCGTCGACGGTGGCTTCGTTGGGCATGTTGATGGTCTTGGAAATCGCGCCCGAAATAAACGGCTGCACCGCACCCATCATCCGCAGGTGGCCGAGGTGATGAATGCAGCGGCTGCCCTTCGCGGCCTTAAAGGCGCAGTCGAACACCGGCAAATCGGCATCGCGCAAATGCGGCGCACCCTCGATGGTGTCGTGGTCATCGATGAACTCGATGATGTCCTGAATCTGCTTCGATTCGTAACCCAGCCGTTTGAGTGCGCGCGGCACGGTCTGGTTGACGATCTTCAGCATGCCGCCGCCGACCAGCTTCTTGTACTTCACCAGCGCGATGTCGGGCTCCACCCCGGTGGTGTCGCAATCCATCATGAAGGCGATGGTGCCGGTGGGCGCGAGCACGGTCAGCTGCGAGTTGCGTACGCCGGCCACTTTGGCGAGGGCGTGGGCATCGTCCCAGACTTGGCGCGCCGCCGAGAGCAAGTCGAGCGGCACGTAAGCCGAGTCGATCTTGTGCGAACAGCTACGGTGCTTGGCGATGACTTCGAGCTGGGGCTCGCGGTTCGGTGCATAGCCGGCATAAGGCCCCATGTGCTGAGCCACGCGCGCCGATTGCAGGTAGGCTTCGCCGCACATCAGCGAGGTGATCGCTGCGGCGTAGTGGCGGCCGGCGTCGGAGTCATAGGGCAAGCCCAGCGACATCAGCAGCGCGCCGAGGTTGGCGTAGCCCAGGCCCAGCTCGCGGAAGGCCTTGGCGTTGGCGGTGATCTCCGGCGTCGGGTAGCTGGAGTTGTCGACGATGATGTCCTGCGCCGTGGTCACGATGCTGACCGCGTGGCGGAAGGCCTCGACGTCGAAGTCGCCATCGTCGCTGACGAACTTCATCAGGTTGAGCGAGGCGAGATTGCAGGCCGAGTTGTCGAGGTGCATGTATTCGGAGCACGGATTGGAGGCGTTGATCCGGCCGCTGGCGGGACAGGTGTGCCAGGCGTTGATCGTGGTGTCGAACTGCATACCCGGGTCGCCGCACAGGTGTGTGGCTTCGGCGATCATGCGCAGCAGGTCGCGCGCCTTGTAGGTACCCATCACCGCGCCGCTCAGCACCGCCCGGGTATGCCACTGGCCATCTTCCTCGACCGCCTTCATGAACTCGTCGGTCGCCCGCACCGAGTTGTTGGCGTTTTGGAAGAACACCGAGCCGTAGGCCGGCCCATCGAGCGAGCCGTCATAGCCGGCGTCGATCAGCGCCCAGGCCTTCTTTTCTTCCTCTTCCTTGCACTTGATGAACTCGACGATGTCGGGGTGATCGAGGTTGAGCACCACCATCTTGGCCGCCCGGCGGGTCTTGCCGCCCGACTTGATCACGCCCGCGGAGGCGTCGGCCGCTTTCATGAACGACACCGGTCCGGAGGCGGTGCCGCCACCGGCGAGTTTCTCCTTGCCGGAACGGATCGGGGAGAGGTTCACGCCCGAGCCCGAGCCGCCTTTGAAGATGATGCCTTCGTTGCGATACCAGCCGAGGATCGACTCCATCGTGTCCTGCACCGACAAGATGAAGCAGGCCGAACACTGAGGCCGCGGTTCGATCCCGACGTTGAACCACACCGGGCTGTTGAACGAGAGCTTTTGGTGCAGCAGCAAGTGGGTCAGCTCGTCGCTGAACGTCTGCGCGTCCTCCGGCGTGGCGAAGTACCCTTGGCGCTCGGCCCAGGCACGCAAGGTGTCGGTCACACGGCCGATGAGCTGGCGTACGCTACGCTCGCGCTGCGGGCTGCCCAAGTGGCCGCGGAAGTACTTCGAGACCACCACGTTGGTGGCCAGCTGCGACCAGGTCTTGGGGAACTCTACGTCGTGCTGCTCGAAGACGACCTCGCCGCCTTCGCCTTGGATGACCGCGCTGCGCAACTCCCATTCCACCGTGGCGTACGGGTCTTCGCCCGCGGTGGTGAACAAGCGCCGCAAGCGTAGGCCAGTGGCCGGCGAGGTATCGGCTGCCTCACCCAGCATCCGCCCGTCCTCCTCTCTCCGCCGCGCCCTCTCCACCATGGTCATCTCCCTTTATCTTGTGGGGGTCTGGTATATGCACCACCATATATTGTGTTGTCAAGAGTTTTTTTTCAAGCCCCGCAATTTTCCCCTCAGGCTCGCATTTCGCGCCCGGCCCCAGTACGATGCCGCGATGGCCGTACGCGCTGACCGCCCCGATTCGATCGCCGGGGTTCTGCCTACCGTGCTGCTGCGCGTCGATCCCGAACGTCAGCTGCGAGCCTACGCGCTGTGGAAGTGCTGGGATGAGATCGTCGGCGCCGCGATCGCGCAGCGGGCGCAGCCGGCACGCTTTCGCAACGGCATCCTCTTCGTTACCGTCGCCAGCCACACCTGGATGCAGGAACTGCAGTTTCTCAAGGACGACATCCGCACCCGACTCAACCAACGTTTGGGTGAAACCGACCCGCCGTTGCTGCGCGACATCTACTTCGTCTCGGGCTCGGTGAAGCCGGCGGCCGTAGTCGCGCCCAGCGCGCCGCCGGCGCAGAGCGAAGCCGAGGTGCCGGTGATGGCCGCGCTACCATCCAGCGGGGATGCGCGCCTCGATGCCTTGCTCACACGCATTGCTCGCGCCCACGCGCGCCGGCGCCGGGGCAAGTGACGGCGGCCGCAGCATTCATCGGTCGTTGCATTCCTTGACGGCTGCGGGCAGGAATCGGCGCAAGTCGGCGAGGTCGTCATCATCAATCGATATCGCGCCGGCTGCCAACAAGCCGGCGTTCTCGCCCAGCCAGGAGAGCACGCATTGCCCGCGATCGAGGGCAGCAAAGCAGATGCGCTCGATTTCACCACCGGGCCGCGTGTGCACGGCGACGATCACATCGGCGAGCGCGGCAATCAACTCGTCGCGCCGGGCCCCGTTGCGTGCCACCGCGTGATCACAGAGCCGAAACG encodes the following:
- a CDS encoding vitamin B12-dependent ribonucleotide reductase: MVERARRREEDGRMLGEAADTSPATGLRLRRLFTTAGEDPYATVEWELRSAVIQGEGGEVVFEQHDVEFPKTWSQLATNVVVSKYFRGHLGSPQRERSVRQLIGRVTDTLRAWAERQGYFATPEDAQTFSDELTHLLLHQKLSFNSPVWFNVGIEPRPQCSACFILSVQDTMESILGWYRNEGIIFKGGSGSGVNLSPIRSGKEKLAGGGTASGPVSFMKAADASAGVIKSGGKTRRAAKMVVLNLDHPDIVEFIKCKEEEEKKAWALIDAGYDGSLDGPAYGSVFFQNANNSVRATDEFMKAVEEDGQWHTRAVLSGAVMGTYKARDLLRMIAEATHLCGDPGMQFDTTINAWHTCPASGRINASNPCSEYMHLDNSACNLASLNLMKFVSDDGDFDVEAFRHAVSIVTTAQDIIVDNSSYPTPEITANAKAFRELGLGYANLGALLMSLGLPYDSDAGRHYAAAITSLMCGEAYLQSARVAQHMGPYAGYAPNREPQLEVIAKHRSCSHKIDSAYVPLDLLSAARQVWDDAHALAKVAGVRNSQLTVLAPTGTIAFMMDCDTTGVEPDIALVKYKKLVGGGMLKIVNQTVPRALKRLGYESKQIQDIIEFIDDHDTIEGAPHLRDADLPVFDCAFKAAKGSRCIHHLGHLRMMGAVQPFISGAISKTINMPNEATVDDIAEAYMEAWRLGVKAVAIYRDGCKRTQPLNTARDDKKVTVEARPEFRPVRRRLPQDCRSVRHKFEIAGHEGYIHVGFYEDGTPGEIFIKMAKEGSTISGLMDTIATLTSLALQYGVPLEALVGKFSHVRFEPSGFTKNPEIPMAKSLTDYIFRFLGTRFLNAEQRSGMGLGAPSSASEPEAAGGAPAGDAARLVESLGFSPQADAPSCTDCGAIMVRNGSCYKCLNCGATSGCS
- a CDS encoding DUF721 domain-containing protein, whose translation is MAVRADRPDSIAGVLPTVLLRVDPERQLRAYALWKCWDEIVGAAIAQRAQPARFRNGILFVTVASHTWMQELQFLKDDIRTRLNQRLGETDPPLLRDIYFVSGSVKPAAVVAPSAPPAQSEAEVPVMAALPSSGDARLDALLTRIARAHARRRRGK